A stretch of Candidatus Bipolaricaulota bacterium DNA encodes these proteins:
- a CDS encoding cold shock domain-containing protein, with amino-acid sequence MTGTIKRLTDKGFGFIASDESPDKDVFFHSSALVGVGFNDLREGDAVTFEVEDSEKGPRAVNVSKA; translated from the coding sequence ATGACAGGAACAATCAAAAGATTGACTGACAAAGGATTCGGTTTCATCGCTTCCGATGAAAGTCCCGACAAGGACGTTTTCTTTCATTCATCCGCTCTCGTTGGAGTCGGATTCAATGATCTTCGAGAAGGCGACGCCGTGACCTTTGAAGTAGAGGATTCAGAAAAAGGTCCTCGAGCGGTCAACGTTTCAAAAGCTTAA
- a CDS encoding DUF192 domain-containing protein codes for MKKFCSIFFLILTLAGCSKNAQVSNVCFDQTCFNVEVADSGEAQERGLMFREKLESNQGMFFVFDEEDIYSLWMKNTLIPLDMIWLDENLKIVSIFSNAQPCQTPTCESIKPLKKAKYILEINGGAAVEKGIDLHQVATFK; via the coding sequence ATGAAAAAATTTTGTTCAATCTTTTTTTTGATTTTGACTCTGGCGGGATGTTCTAAAAATGCCCAGGTCTCAAATGTTTGTTTTGACCAAACTTGTTTTAATGTCGAAGTGGCTGACAGCGGGGAAGCGCAAGAGAGGGGACTGATGTTTCGTGAAAAGCTGGAATCGAATCAAGGCATGTTTTTTGTTTTCGATGAAGAAGATATATATTCGCTTTGGATGAAAAACACCTTAATTCCGCTTGATATGATTTGGCTCGATGAGAATTTGAAAATCGTTTCCATTTTCTCCAACGCCCAGCCATGTCAAACACCAACATGCGAATCGATAAAACCCTTGAAAAAAGCTAAATATATTTTGGAAATAAACGGCGGTGCGGCGGTTGAAAAAGGAATTGATTTGCATCAAGTCGCGACATTCAAATAA
- a CDS encoding exopolysaccharide biosynthesis polyprenyl glycosylphosphotransferase, with the protein MKTLLKSKIFLIGGDIALFFIAFLISIWVRQGVVFEYEYFMENLIKFGFLLIIWLAVFYTFDLYHLNKFQGRLDYFKKQVAAIVVLTVFSTLFFYWVPIKAQVTPKTILLIFAVSFLILWLLFRWVIFHLLSKTGETYLIIGGSSRARQLFKDLCAPSAQKKKIFIYSDTFLMDQDCDFAKVIEPPVENLIEAINTHHIDKIIIDAEFPQTHDIINQLFSHISKINSEFYELNDFVEKFHRTISLETLDKKWFIYNLKPSQKIYLAGKRAIDLSVGIVGAAILTPLYLIIGASIKLDSKGPVIYKQQRMGQNNKVFYIYKFRTMEHTNEQTQLLASANDKRITSIGKILRKTHLDEFPQFINILKGDISIVGPRPEQPQIVEELSLQIPFYNQRHLIKPGVTGWAQINYPYCATLEEHQYKLRYDLYYLKHKSFIFDIKIIIKTLNDVLFSKGR; encoded by the coding sequence ATGAAAACGCTGCTTAAATCAAAAATCTTTCTAATTGGCGGAGATATCGCCCTGTTTTTTATTGCCTTTTTGATCAGCATTTGGGTGCGCCAAGGCGTTGTTTTCGAATATGAATATTTCATGGAAAATCTGATCAAATTCGGATTTTTGTTAATCATCTGGCTGGCCGTATTTTACACCTTTGATTTATATCATTTGAATAAATTCCAGGGCCGTCTTGATTATTTCAAAAAACAAGTGGCGGCCATAGTTGTTCTGACCGTTTTCAGCACTTTATTCTTTTATTGGGTTCCGATAAAAGCGCAAGTAACTCCGAAAACCATCTTATTGATATTCGCCGTCTCATTCTTAATTTTATGGTTGCTTTTCCGCTGGGTAATTTTTCATTTGCTTTCCAAAACAGGGGAGACTTATCTGATTATCGGCGGCAGTTCACGAGCTCGCCAATTATTCAAGGATCTTTGCGCGCCGAGCGCGCAGAAAAAAAAGATTTTCATTTATTCCGACACATTTTTAATGGATCAAGACTGCGATTTCGCCAAAGTCATTGAACCGCCCGTTGAAAATCTGATCGAAGCGATAAACACCCATCACATCGACAAAATAATCATTGACGCGGAATTCCCGCAAACGCACGATATTATCAATCAACTGTTTTCCCATATATCCAAAATAAACAGTGAGTTTTATGAACTGAACGACTTTGTCGAAAAATTTCATCGGACCATTTCATTGGAGACATTGGATAAAAAATGGTTCATTTATAATCTCAAACCCAGTCAAAAAATATATTTGGCCGGCAAAAGAGCGATTGATCTTTCCGTGGGCATTGTCGGCGCGGCTATTTTGACTCCTCTTTATTTAATCATCGGCGCGTCGATCAAGCTGGATTCAAAAGGTCCTGTCATTTACAAACAACAACGAATGGGGCAAAATAATAAAGTGTTTTACATTTACAAATTTCGCACAATGGAACACACAAACGAACAAACTCAGCTTTTGGCCAGCGCGAACGACAAACGAATAACTTCGATCGGAAAAATTTTGAGAAAGACTCATTTGGACGAATTCCCCCAATTCATCAATATTTTGAAAGGAGATATCAGCATCGTGGGCCCGAGACCGGAGCAACCTCAAATAGTCGAGGAACTCTCATTGCAAATCCCGTTTTACAATCAACGACATTTGATAAAACCGGGCGTGACCGGCTGGGCTCAAATAAATTACCCTTATTGCGCCACTCTCGAAGAACACCAGTATAAACTGCGCTACGATTTGTATTACCTAAAACACAAATCTTTCATTTTCGACATAAAAATTATAATCAAAACCTTAAATGACGTTTTGTTTTCAAAAGGAAGGTAA
- a CDS encoding inositol monophosphatase family protein, whose translation MNHKSMALQTIKTAGNELLKLYNSHKFTAKYKSKHQLVTSADLVANKIIAQAIKKHFPNHAILSEETGRSKNKSDYLWIIDPLDGTTNFFMHNPLFAVSIALAHQGKIILGVVYAPAVNELYVAEPGKGAFLNNKKLKVSNRNKISNALLTYCHGTGVNSWKKAIKIYSYYKLRASFIRQLGSASLELCYVASGRTDSILIPGAHPWDVAAGVLILREAGGKVTDFAGKEWNVKSKDMVASNKRIHQAILKDLKKIK comes from the coding sequence ATGAATCACAAATCAATGGCCCTTCAAACGATAAAAACGGCGGGAAATGAATTATTAAAACTTTACAATTCCCACAAATTTACGGCCAAATACAAATCAAAACATCAATTGGTCACCTCCGCCGACTTGGTCGCCAACAAAATCATCGCGCAAGCCATCAAAAAACATTTTCCCAATCATGCTATCTTGTCCGAAGAAACCGGCAGATCGAAAAATAAATCCGATTACCTTTGGATAATTGACCCGCTCGACGGCACCACCAACTTTTTCATGCACAATCCCCTATTCGCGGTTTCAATCGCTTTGGCGCATCAGGGGAAAATTATTTTGGGCGTTGTCTACGCGCCGGCGGTCAACGAACTTTATGTCGCCGAACCGGGCAAAGGAGCATTTTTGAACAATAAAAAATTAAAAGTTTCCAATAGAAATAAAATTTCCAACGCGCTGTTAACTTATTGCCATGGCACGGGCGTCAATTCATGGAAAAAAGCCATTAAAATTTACAGCTATTATAAACTGCGAGCTTCCTTCATCAGACAGCTCGGCTCCGCCTCCCTTGAGCTTTGCTATGTCGCTTCTGGCAGAACTGATTCAATCTTGATTCCGGGCGCGCATCCATGGGATGTGGCCGCCGGAGTATTAATCTTGCGCGAAGCCGGAGGAAAAGTTACGGATTTTGCGGGCAAAGAATGGAATGTAAAAAGCAAAGACATGGTCGCGTCAAATAAAAGAATCCATCAAGCGATTTTGAAGGATTTGAAGAAAATAAAATAA
- a CDS encoding deoxyribonuclease IV produces the protein MLIGSHVSIAGGIQNAPINAAKIGCECFQFFSRSPRGGGKKDLAEMEIEEFKKNCEQNKLSDYYIHAPYYINLASLNNKIKHGSINACREELERGSLLGAKYMMTHLGSAGEREETDALNETVKSIDRILDGYGGKTEFLMEIAAGSGKILGDDFKEIAYILQNIKSKNVGVCFDTAHAFASGYDLRIKEAVNETLKKFDEQIGLDKLKLIHANDSLAEFNSHKDRHQHIGQGEIGPEGFSALINHPKLQNVNFIIETPKEDDRSDLHNIEMLKKMRSNHK, from the coding sequence ATGCTTATCGGTTCCCATGTATCCATTGCCGGCGGCATTCAAAACGCCCCGATAAACGCGGCCAAAATAGGTTGCGAATGTTTTCAGTTTTTTTCGCGATCGCCGCGTGGCGGAGGGAAAAAAGATTTGGCCGAAATGGAAATCGAGGAATTCAAAAAAAATTGCGAGCAAAACAAATTGTCGGATTATTACATTCACGCGCCGTATTATATCAACCTGGCGTCATTGAATAATAAAATAAAACACGGCTCCATCAATGCCTGCCGGGAAGAATTGGAACGGGGCTCGCTTTTGGGAGCCAAATATATGATGACGCATCTTGGCAGCGCGGGCGAGCGCGAAGAAACTGATGCGCTAAACGAGACGGTCAAAAGCATTGATAGAATTCTGGACGGCTATGGCGGCAAAACGGAATTTTTAATGGAAATCGCAGCCGGCTCCGGCAAAATTCTCGGCGATGATTTCAAAGAAATAGCCTATATTTTACAAAATATAAAATCAAAAAACGTCGGCGTCTGCTTTGATACGGCTCATGCTTTCGCTTCCGGGTATGATTTAAGGATAAAGGAAGCGGTCAATGAAACCTTAAAAAAATTCGATGAGCAAATCGGCCTCGATAAACTGAAACTCATTCACGCCAATGACAGTTTGGCCGAATTCAACTCGCACAAAGATCGCCATCAGCACATCGGCCAAGGCGAAATCGGACCGGAAGGATTTTCCGCGCTGATAAACCACCCCAAACTGCAAAACGTGAATTTCATCATTGAAACTCCCAAGGAGGACGACAGATCCGACTTACACAACATTGAAATGCTGAAAAAAATGAGAAGCAATCATAAATGA
- a CDS encoding L-threonylcarbamoyladenylate synthase, protein MLMEINKEAPEYRKIKHAAETLKKGGVIVYPTDTIYGLGADAFNKEAIKKIYKIKQKDPNTGLSFIVSDLKDISKYAILSDAAFKIIKMLTPGPYTFILKATKLVPARIMPKRKTIGIRIPNSEISLNIAKMLGNPLISTSINISGEPYFTNPVEIEKKFGDEIDLILDAGIIADEPSTVIDLTEEVPQIIRQGKGDTSKIL, encoded by the coding sequence ATGCTAATGGAAATCAACAAAGAAGCTCCGGAATATCGAAAAATAAAACACGCCGCGGAAACTTTAAAAAAAGGCGGGGTAATCGTCTATCCGACCGACACCATTTACGGCCTTGGCGCTGACGCTTTTAACAAAGAAGCCATTAAAAAAATATATAAAATCAAACAAAAAGATCCGAATACCGGACTTAGTTTTATTGTTTCCGATCTAAAGGACATTTCAAAATACGCCATTTTAAGCGACGCGGCATTCAAAATAATAAAAATGCTGACTCCCGGACCCTATACTTTTATTTTGAAAGCGACAAAATTGGTGCCGGCTCGCATAATGCCCAAGAGAAAAACCATTGGCATTAGAATACCAAACAGTGAAATTTCGCTAAATATCGCAAAAATGCTGGGCAATCCATTGATTTCAACCAGTATCAATATTTCAGGTGAGCCATATTTCACCAATCCCGTTGAGATTGAAAAAAAATTCGGCGATGAAATAGATCTGATTTTGGACGCCGGCATTATAGCCGATGAACCATCAACGGTTATTGATTTGACCGAAGAAGTTCCTCAAATAATAAGGCAAGGCAAAGGCGATACCTCCAAAATATTATGA
- a CDS encoding O-antigen ligase family protein — protein sequence MKTENKIVLCDWAINIVFALTVFIVPLFFSTKLYNSFRLPKNTLFMVLAVAAIFFSLMRVLEKKSFDWRRHKLILILTGVFFILNLLSWLFSAQPFVSFWGEYFRAEGFLLWILIIGFFLAALFNDWTKGKRKTLALIIVFSAICLSGYGIMQRYGLIANHWTADVEARIISSMGNPLNFSAYIILLFPFFYYCFVNFKNTFLRILIICGLVLSAVSLYLSGSRSSWIAFLFANFAIFTFYFYKRHKKIFAALLLTGIAAISIFTFMGIKYFDRFEQPGLKRIFSVFDPADESNQQRLLFWRGSFDAFLERPIFGWGQDSLGYAFDKNYPPALSDLSETHIDRAHNWHLDVLVMNGAPTWLLLMFVLIFAFAKSIKLSKNEQTEKSWLGLTFIYLMAACLLQFFFMFALISPVILICLSLAMVFNASFSPSAQGAPITSSLLEKLKKNSNLYFVLGLGSVALVFFVILKPILANKELSAGLFSQKDMSRHFQLATEIFPHPFYRQQYGALYVNAIESAQKRGDLESMNKYAGPAKIIFPALIDEYPYYYQNYLLLAKTLSLTKDQDAARVEYELAIENFPARQDIYWQYAEYLFKQNENDAAISVLEQAIAIDEEVGMPYLKLSLAYLALGEKEKAAAYEATARSKGLREKFFKKEENKINNSTSSSESASPDMQYEQN from the coding sequence ATGAAAACCGAAAATAAAATAGTTCTTTGCGATTGGGCGATAAATATTGTCTTCGCCCTGACCGTTTTTATCGTGCCGCTGTTTTTTTCCACCAAATTATACAACAGTTTTCGATTGCCAAAAAACACGCTGTTCATGGTTTTGGCGGTCGCCGCGATATTTTTTTCGCTGATGCGCGTTTTGGAAAAAAAATCATTTGATTGGCGCCGACACAAACTCATTTTGATTTTAACCGGCGTTTTTTTTATTCTCAATCTTCTGTCATGGCTTTTCAGCGCTCAGCCCTTTGTCAGTTTTTGGGGAGAATATTTCAGAGCGGAAGGCTTTCTGTTATGGATACTCATTATCGGATTTTTTTTGGCGGCTCTGTTCAATGATTGGACCAAAGGCAAAAGGAAGACCCTGGCGCTGATCATCGTTTTTTCCGCCATTTGCCTGTCCGGCTACGGGATTATGCAAAGATACGGCTTGATCGCCAATCACTGGACCGCTGACGTGGAAGCCAGAATAATCTCCTCCATGGGCAACCCGCTCAATTTCAGCGCGTACATAATTTTGCTCTTCCCTTTTTTCTATTATTGCTTCGTGAATTTTAAAAACACCTTTTTAAGAATTCTCATTATCTGCGGGCTGGTTCTTTCCGCCGTTTCCTTATATCTTTCCGGATCGAGAAGTTCATGGATCGCCTTTTTGTTCGCCAACTTCGCCATTTTCACTTTTTATTTTTACAAACGACATAAAAAAATATTCGCGGCGCTGCTGCTCACCGGCATAGCGGCCATCTCGATATTCACTTTCATGGGGATCAAATATTTCGACAGATTCGAACAACCCGGCCTAAAAAGGATTTTCAGCGTTTTTGACCCGGCGGATGAATCAAACCAGCAAAGACTCTTGTTTTGGCGCGGCTCCTTTGACGCTTTCTTGGAACGCCCGATTTTCGGCTGGGGTCAAGACTCCTTGGGCTACGCTTTTGACAAAAATTACCCGCCGGCCCTGTCCGATTTATCGGAAACACACATTGATCGGGCGCACAACTGGCATTTGGATGTTTTGGTCATGAATGGCGCGCCTACCTGGCTGCTTTTAATGTTCGTTTTGATTTTCGCTTTTGCAAAGTCAATCAAATTGTCGAAAAATGAGCAAACCGAAAAATCTTGGCTGGGTTTGACGTTCATTTATTTGATGGCCGCCTGCCTGCTCCAATTCTTTTTCATGTTTGCCTTGATTTCTCCGGTAATTTTGATTTGCTTGAGTCTGGCCATGGTTTTTAACGCCTCATTTTCTCCGAGCGCCCAAGGCGCTCCAATAACCTCGAGTCTTTTGGAAAAACTTAAAAAAAACTCCAATCTGTATTTTGTTTTGGGTCTGGGCTCTGTCGCCTTAGTGTTCTTTGTGATCTTAAAACCTATCCTGGCCAACAAAGAACTCAGCGCCGGTTTGTTTTCCCAAAAAGACATGTCCAGGCATTTTCAATTGGCGACTGAAATTTTTCCTCACCCGTTTTACAGACAGCAATACGGCGCGCTGTATGTCAACGCCATTGAAAGCGCCCAAAAAAGAGGCGACCTTGAATCCATGAATAAATACGCCGGGCCAGCCAAAATTATTTTTCCTGCCTTAATCGATGAATATCCGTATTATTATCAAAACTATCTTTTACTGGCCAAAACCCTCTCGCTGACCAAAGACCAAGACGCCGCGAGGGTCGAGTATGAACTGGCCATTGAAAACTTTCCGGCCAGGCAAGATATTTATTGGCAATACGCGGAATATCTTTTCAAACAAAACGAAAATGACGCCGCGATTTCAGTCTTGGAACAAGCAATCGCGATTGACGAAGAAGTCGGCATGCCTTACCTGAAGCTGTCGCTGGCTTATTTGGCTCTCGGCGAAAAGGAAAAAGCCGCCGCGTATGAAGCAACCGCCCGGTCAAAAGGACTGCGAGAAAAATTTTTCAAAAAAGAAGAAAATAAAATAAATAATTCAACGAGCTCGAGCGAGAGTGCGAGCCCTGACATGCAATATGAGCAAAATTAA
- a CDS encoding DUF167 domain-containing protein, with the protein MIIKVKVITRAKEEELIPLSDTEFKAKLTIIPEKGKANERLVALLAKHFDVSKNQIFIKSGKTTSNKLISINI; encoded by the coding sequence ATGATCATAAAAGTAAAAGTGATAACCAGAGCAAAAGAAGAAGAGCTTATTCCCCTATCTGACACTGAATTCAAGGCTAAATTAACGATAATCCCTGAAAAGGGTAAGGCAAACGAAAGGCTTGTCGCGCTTTTGGCAAAACATTTTGACGTATCAAAAAATCAAATCTTCATAAAATCAGGCAAAACCACTTCAAATAAGCTAATTTCAATAAATATTTAG
- a CDS encoding metallophosphoesterase: MSKIAIISDSHDNLPNIKKFLDYCKGEKIKFIMHCGDIASLETWNYFQDNFKGEIHAVKGNADQIKLDRKKTFEIDKIKIGMAHRIDTAQRLVLKDLDMHYAFYGHSHKPWIEKMYYTFIVNPGNLSGMFYKATFAVLDTETNNLELKILENV, translated from the coding sequence ATGTCGAAAATCGCCATCATCTCAGACTCGCATGATAATCTGCCCAATATTAAAAAGTTTCTTGATTATTGCAAAGGGGAAAAAATTAAATTTATAATGCACTGCGGCGACATCGCTTCGTTGGAAACTTGGAATTATTTTCAAGATAATTTCAAGGGAGAAATTCACGCGGTCAAAGGCAACGCGGACCAAATCAAACTTGATAGAAAAAAAACTTTTGAAATCGATAAAATAAAAATAGGCATGGCTCATCGAATCGACACGGCCCAGCGATTGGTTTTGAAAGATCTCGACATGCACTATGCCTTTTACGGCCATTCGCACAAGCCGTGGATCGAAAAGATGTATTACACCTTTATCGTTAATCCCGGTAACCTGTCCGGCATGTTCTACAAGGCGACTTTCGCGGTGCTGGACACTGAAACAAACAACTTGGAATTAAAAATTTTGGAAAACGTATGA